The Gammaproteobacteria bacterium genome has a window encoding:
- a CDS encoding 3'-5' exonuclease: MTSFDPMLVFDIETVPDVAGGRRILGLDGFDDADVRTAMISARMQSRGTDFQPAHLQRVVAISVALRSGEDSFKCWTLGDEDADEAEIIQRFYDGVERYRPQLVSWNGSGFDLPVLHYRAMLHGIAAPAYWDTGARERESKYNNYLSRYHERHLDLMDYLALYNGRNYAPLTEIAVLLGFPGKLGMDGSKVAQAFDEGRIREIREYCETDVLNTWLVALRFLRLRGQISAQDEAAEHERAKAYCRDSGAAHWKEFVEVWEAST, from the coding sequence ATGACCAGCTTCGACCCCATGTTGGTATTCGACATCGAAACCGTTCCCGATGTGGCCGGCGGTCGCCGTATCCTCGGACTGGACGGCTTCGATGACGCCGACGTACGCACCGCGATGATCTCTGCTCGCATGCAGAGCCGCGGCACTGATTTCCAGCCGGCGCACCTGCAACGCGTGGTCGCGATTTCGGTGGCGCTGCGCAGCGGCGAGGACAGTTTCAAGTGCTGGACCTTGGGCGACGAGGATGCCGATGAGGCCGAGATCATCCAGCGCTTCTACGACGGCGTGGAGCGCTACCGACCCCAACTCGTATCGTGGAATGGCTCGGGATTCGACCTGCCGGTACTGCACTACCGCGCGATGCTGCACGGCATCGCCGCACCGGCGTATTGGGATACCGGCGCGCGCGAACGCGAGTCCAAGTACAACAACTATCTCAGCCGCTATCACGAGCGTCATCTGGACCTGATGGACTATCTGGCGCTGTACAACGGCCGCAACTATGCGCCGCTCACGGAGATCGCGGTCCTGCTCGGCTTTCCCGGCAAGCTCGGCATGGACGGTTCCAAGGTGGCGCAGGCCTTCGACGAAGGCCGAATCCGCGAAATCCGCGAGTACTGCGAAACCGATGTGCTCAACACTTGGCTGGTGGCGCTGCGCTTTCTGCGCCTGCGCGGTCAGATCAGCGCGCAGGACGAAGCGGCCGAGCACGAGCGCGCCAAGGCCTATTGCCGCGACAGCGGTGCCGCCCACTGGAAGGAATTCGTGGAGGTCTGGGAGGCCAGCACTTGA
- the rlmD gene encoding 23S rRNA (uracil(1939)-C(5))-methyltransferase RlmD — protein sequence MDRPPGLGSAPEHTAEIEDLSHDGRGVARIDGKVWFVADALPGERARFVRIRGGRDSDEAQALAIERASPDRVQPACAHFGVCGGCALQHMESSAQVRFKQKQLVEALERIGRVRADTIAEAVIGPAWGYRRRARLAVRFVASRRQALVGFRERHSALIADIERCEVLDARVGNLIRPLSKLVSQLSLRDRIPQIEVAATDRVALVFRVLDPLGGDDRFKLEAFGRQHAVDIYIQPDGLDSLRPLGRVEPLTYTPDGSETRLRFEPIDFIQVNATVAERMLRQALDWLAPAPSESVLELFCGLGNFSIPLAQAGANVTALEGDAGLVRRAQDNARRLGLDIRFAKADLFKPRPDAPWLAGDVDLCLLDPPRSGAREVLPLVAAKAPRRIVYVSCHPATLARDAAILVHEHGYRLERAGILDMFPHTAHVESMALFVRA from the coding sequence CTGGATCGACCTCCGGGCCTGGGCAGCGCGCCGGAACACACCGCCGAGATCGAGGATCTGTCTCACGATGGTCGCGGCGTTGCCCGTATCGACGGCAAGGTCTGGTTCGTGGCCGATGCGCTGCCCGGCGAGCGCGCGCGCTTCGTGCGCATCCGGGGCGGGCGCGATTCCGACGAGGCGCAGGCGCTGGCGATCGAGCGAGCTTCACCGGATCGGGTGCAGCCGGCCTGTGCACACTTCGGCGTCTGCGGGGGCTGCGCCCTGCAGCACATGGAAAGCTCGGCTCAGGTCCGGTTCAAGCAGAAACAATTGGTCGAAGCGCTGGAGCGCATCGGGCGCGTGCGTGCCGACACGATCGCCGAGGCCGTGATCGGACCCGCCTGGGGCTATCGGCGTCGCGCCCGGCTCGCCGTCAGGTTCGTGGCGTCCAGGCGGCAGGCCCTGGTGGGCTTTCGCGAACGTCACAGTGCCCTGATCGCCGACATTGAGCGCTGCGAGGTTCTGGATGCGCGGGTCGGCAACCTGATCAGGCCCCTGTCGAAGCTGGTGAGCCAGCTGTCACTGCGCGACCGGATTCCGCAGATCGAAGTCGCCGCGACCGACCGTGTGGCGCTGGTGTTTCGCGTGCTCGATCCCCTGGGCGGCGATGACCGGTTCAAGCTCGAAGCCTTCGGTCGACAGCACGCGGTCGATATCTACATTCAGCCCGACGGTCTCGACAGCCTGCGTCCACTGGGCCGCGTGGAGCCGCTGACGTATACGCCGGACGGCTCCGAGACGCGTCTGCGCTTCGAGCCCATCGACTTCATTCAGGTCAACGCCACGGTGGCCGAGCGGATGTTGCGGCAGGCGCTGGACTGGCTGGCGCCGGCGCCGAGTGAATCGGTACTGGAACTGTTCTGCGGACTCGGCAATTTCTCGATTCCGCTGGCGCAGGCCGGCGCGAACGTGACTGCCTTGGAGGGCGACGCCGGGTTGGTGCGCCGCGCGCAGGACAATGCCCGGCGGCTCGGTCTCGACATTCGATTTGCCAAGGCGGATCTGTTCAAGCCTCGGCCCGATGCACCGTGGCTGGCCGGCGATGTGGACCTGTGTCTGCTCGACCCGCCACGATCCGGTGCGCGCGAGGTCTTGCCGCTGGTGGCGGCGAAGGCGCCGCGCCGTATCGTCTACGTGTCCTGTCATCCGGCCACGCTGGCGCGGGACGCGGCGATCCTGGTTCACGAACACGGCTATCGGCTGGAGCGTGCCGGCATCCTCGACATGTTTCCGCACACCGCGCACGTCGAGTCCATGGCGCTGTTTGTGCGTGCCTGA
- a CDS encoding lytic transglycosylase domain-containing protein, with protein MLGPASTIRFRLASLILVLCGLGAPQAWAQQGIDDPDPELRRQLIAAVTAADSFEDRFDAEVWLLDMSQRLRRFMPEREQRLEFLRLVHAEATRAKVSPEIVLAVIEVESHFERFALSVAGAQGYMQVMPFWIEEIGRPEDNLFLAATNLRYGCTILKFYLDRENGNLVNALARYNGSYGRPQYPYKVLEALNRRWYQG; from the coding sequence ATGCTCGGTCCAGCATCGACGATACGGTTCAGGCTCGCAAGCCTGATCTTGGTGCTGTGCGGCCTGGGTGCGCCACAAGCCTGGGCGCAGCAAGGTATCGACGATCCGGACCCGGAGCTGCGCCGCCAGCTGATCGCAGCCGTGACCGCGGCCGACAGTTTCGAGGACCGCTTCGACGCCGAGGTCTGGTTGCTGGACATGTCGCAACGCCTGCGCCGCTTCATGCCGGAACGCGAGCAGCGGCTTGAGTTTCTGAGACTGGTTCACGCCGAGGCCACACGCGCCAAGGTGTCCCCCGAAATCGTACTGGCGGTGATCGAAGTCGAAAGTCACTTCGAACGCTTCGCCCTGTCGGTGGCCGGCGCCCAGGGCTACATGCAGGTGATGCCATTCTGGATCGAGGAGATCGGGCGACCGGAAGACAATCTGTTTCTCGCCGCCACCAACCTGCGCTACGGCTGCACCATCCTCAAGTTCTATCTGGACCGCGAAAACGGCAACCTCGTCAACGCGCTGGCGCGCTACAACGGCAGCTACGGCCGGCCGCAGTATCCGTACAAGGTGCTGGAGGCGCTCAACCGGCGCTGGTATCAGGGCTGA